The genome window CTAAGAACTCTCGGCGGAGGTTGGAGTTTATTCTATCTCTTTGTTATTGTGCCAAGGTCAATTCGAGACTGTGTGTACAACTTTATATCCAGGTACCGATATCACATTTTTGGTAAACGACAATCATGTTTGGCAGCTTCACCGGAAGAGCTGAGAAAGTTTATTTAATTAAAATATAAAAGGAAACAACCTCATGGCACTTTTAACAAAAAAAGAAATCCGTCTCGCTTTATCAGAATTAGGAGGATGGGCGTTGCAGGGAAAAGAGATACGGAGAAAATTTGAATTCGCCGATTTTGCATGTGCTATAGGATTTGTCATTTCTGTGGCGATAGTTGCCGAACGAGCAAATCACCATCCGGATATAGATATCCGCTGGAACAAAATCACGTTTTCACTTTCTACACACAGTGAAGGCGGAATCACGGGGAAGGACATTTCCTTAGCGAAGAAGATCGATTCACTTCTACAGGGTAAGCAGCTTTGAGGAAAGCACAGGAGAAGATTCATGAGCAAACTCATCGTTTTCAATTCGGTATCACTGGATGGTTTCTTTGTGGATATCAACGGCGACATGCAATGGGCTCACAACACAATTAAGGATGAAGCGTGGGATGCATTTGTCGTATCGAATGCAAGTGGTGGAGGTGTGCTCGTCTTCGGCAGGGTTACCTATGAACTCATGATAAGATATTGGCCAACACCGTTGGCAATCCAGAATTATCCTGTGGTGGCCAAACAGATGAACAACCTTCCGAAGATCGTGTTTTCAAGAACGCTGGACAAAGCGTTGTGGAATAATACAAAGCTCGTAAAAGACGGCATGGTGATAGAAATACAAAAGATGAAGAATGAGCCAGGGACTGACATGGTGATTATAGGCAGTGGCAGTATTGTTTCGCAACTGACTCAGGCGCGATTGATCGATGAATACCAGATCGTAGTGATTCCTGTTATTCTCGGTCAAGGAAGAACGTTGTTTGATGGCATCAAAGAGAACCTCGACTTAAAACTGGTAAACTCACGAGCGTTTGCCAATGGGAATGTTTTTCTGCGCTATGTACCGATGCCATGGAGATAGATCATAAAAACGTGGCCGGCAAGTTACTATAAGGGTACAATCAGTGTGGCGGGACAGACGACGGAAGAAGGAACTCATTCTATATTCCAGTTGTTAAGCTTAATAGAAGAAAGAAAAAATGAACATGAAACCAGGAATGAAAAAAAATAGTGTGGTGCTCACCTGCGCTTGTCCATGTCAAAAAGTGTGCTGTCGCGAAGGCGCGAGTCCTTAAACGTTATATATACGATTATTTGATTCGCAGCCCTTCATTCAATTTCTTGGTGAAGGGTTTTTTTATAGAATGCTAGACACATGAATATATCGTCAATTATACATTCAAAGGAGTAATCTCATGTCAAATAATTATGCGCATCCTGAAGTGCTTGTCGATACGGAGTGGGTGAGTCAGCATCTGACAGACCCTCATATCCGGCTTGTCGAAGTCGATGTCGATACACACTCATACAACGAAGCCCATATTCCCGGCGCAGTTGGTTGGAACTGGCAGACTCAACTCTCCGACCAGGTCCGGCGTGATCTTGTTTCCAAATCGGATCTGGAAAAGTTGTTGGGAAATTCGGGAATTACCAATGGTACCACTATCATTCTTTATGGAGACAATAACAATTGGTTCGCGGCATGGGCATTCTGGCAGCTGAAAATATACGGCCATCGTGATGTGCGCATTATCAATGGAGGCAGAAAGAAATGGATCAAAGAGGGAAGGGAAGTGACAAGAGATGTTCCTGTTGTTTCAGGGAAAACATACAAGGCGACAGATCCTGATTATTCGCTGCGTGCCTATGTGCAGGAAGTATCATCTCTTTCCAATGATTCATGGTCATTGGTTGATGTTCGTTCAGCAGATGAGTATTCCGGTAAGATCCTTTCGCCGCCGGGGCTTCCGGAGACATGCCAACGAGGAGGGCATGTGCCCGGCGCATTCAACATTCCATGGGGAAAGAATGTCAACGAAGACGGCACTTTCAAATCATTTGACAACTTACGGTCGCTTTATGAACCCTTGGGTATCACATCGAATAAAAATGTTGTTGCGTACTGCCGCATAGGGGAACGTTCCAGTCTCACCTGGTTTGTTTTGAAGTATTTGCTTGGGTACACAAACGTCAAAAATTACGATGGTTCCTGGACAGAATGGGGAAATCTTGTCAATGCTCCGGTTACTCAAGGAGTCCAGCCATGACCGTAAATCATCCATCAGAGTATCAGGAACGATGGGAGTCGGTTCCACCGTTCCAGATTCACATAACCAGCTATAGAATTGATGATACATATTACTGTGCTGTGGATAACGTCGATCCCGGTGCGGTCATTGTTCGAACGAAGGGACTGGTACGCGATGAAGCCGAACTGAAAGCGATCATGCGAGTGAAGGAACGATTAGAATATTCCCGTCTTCGGTATGAAAAGAAAATTTGAATTCACAAACGGAAAATAAATCATGACATGGAAATCAAAAACGGACTCGTTTCCTGAAATTCGTGAAACATATTTGGAGCAACGCATCCGCGATCATTCATCGATGCTGGGCAATATCGGCAATACACCTCTTTTACGAATTCGAAAAATAGCCATTCCGAATGACTATGTTCAGATTTATGCTAAAGCGGAATGGTTTAATCCCGGCGGTTCGATCAAAGACCGTCCAGCCTTGAACATGCTTCTGGAAGCCGAAAAGTCAGGAAGGCTTACAAAAGGAAAAATCATCATTGATGCAACAAGCGGTAATACCGGTATCGCGTACGCAATGATTGGAAGTGCGCTAGGTTATAAAGTGATTCTCGCGCTTCCGGCGAATGCGAGTCCGGAGCGAAAACAAACACTCCGCGCCTATGGCGCTGAAATCCTGGAAACAGATCCGCTCACAGGAACGGACGGAGCGCAGCGGTACGTCAAAGAAATTGTTGCTGCCTATCCCGATCAGTATTTTTATCCCGATCAATATAATAATCCGGCCAACTGGCTCTCGCATTACAACACAACGGCATGGGAAATCTGGAATCAATCCAGGAATCGTATTACACATTTTGTTGCCGGACTCGGGACGACAGGAACATTTATCGGGACAAGCCGAAGACTGAAAGAATTAGAACCATCTATTGTTTGTTCATCATTCGGACCAGATTCTCCGCTCCATGGACTGGAAGGCCTGAAGCATTTACC of Ignavibacteriales bacterium contains these proteins:
- a CDS encoding dihydrofolate reductase family protein → MSKLIVFNSVSLDGFFVDINGDMQWAHNTIKDEAWDAFVVSNASGGGVLVFGRVTYELMIRYWPTPLAIQNYPVVAKQMNNLPKIVFSRTLDKALWNNTKLVKDGMVIEIQKMKNEPGTDMVIIGSGSIVSQLTQARLIDEYQIVVIPVILGQGRTLFDGIKENLDLKLVNSRAFANGNVFLRYVPMPWR
- a CDS encoding cysteine synthase family protein, with the translated sequence MTWKSKTDSFPEIRETYLEQRIRDHSSMLGNIGNTPLLRIRKIAIPNDYVQIYAKAEWFNPGGSIKDRPALNMLLEAEKSGRLTKGKIIIDATSGNTGIAYAMIGSALGYKVILALPANASPERKQTLRAYGAEILETDPLTGTDGAQRYVKEIVAAYPDQYFYPDQYNNPANWLSHYNTTAWEIWNQSRNRITHFVAGLGTTGTFIGTSRRLKELEPSIVCSSFGPDSPLHGLEGLKHLPTALVPGIYDPTLANEHLTVSTDDAYSMVRQLARQEGLFVGISSGAALAVSLKLAAQIESGVIVTIFPDGGTRYSSEHFWNATE
- a CDS encoding 4a-hydroxytetrahydrobiopterin dehydratase codes for the protein MALLTKKEIRLALSELGGWALQGKEIRRKFEFADFACAIGFVISVAIVAERANHHPDIDIRWNKITFSLSTHSEGGITGKDISLAKKIDSLLQGKQL
- a CDS encoding sulfurtransferase, which codes for MSNNYAHPEVLVDTEWVSQHLTDPHIRLVEVDVDTHSYNEAHIPGAVGWNWQTQLSDQVRRDLVSKSDLEKLLGNSGITNGTTIILYGDNNNWFAAWAFWQLKIYGHRDVRIINGGRKKWIKEGREVTRDVPVVSGKTYKATDPDYSLRAYVQEVSSLSNDSWSLVDVRSADEYSGKILSPPGLPETCQRGGHVPGAFNIPWGKNVNEDGTFKSFDNLRSLYEPLGITSNKNVVAYCRIGERSSLTWFVLKYLLGYTNVKNYDGSWTEWGNLVNAPVTQGVQP